The genomic window GGGAAGGGATCTCCTCAATGGGAATACGGGCCGCTTTTTTTCGCAGCGTTGGATGCGGATTCGTAATGATCGTTAGCTTTGCCATAGGTAATAAATCGAACGTAGTATAGCCTGATGTGGGGCGACTGTAAAGAGGCTAGAGCAGAGAGCTTGGGTCGCGGTCAATAATCCAATTGTCCGGTATTGCGTTTAGGACGGTATCGACCACTGGGTGAGGCGCGTCCGTGTCGAACCTGATCACTACATACATCTGCCAAAAAGCATGTTGATACGGTTTGAGTGGCGTGACAAGCGATACACTGAGGGGAAGCTGGTTAAGCTGACGATACAGTCGCTGAGCCTCGCTCAGCGCTACTTTTTTGTCACGATGTTTATATATTAATTTGATAAGTGAGCCAAACGGGGGGTATCCCAGTTTTTTACGAGCCTCCAGCTCAGTCGTATAAAATTCGTTATCAGCGTGGTTAATTATTTTTTGAAATACAAAATGTTCGTGATTATAAGTTTGAATGATACATGTAGCCGGGTATTGAATAAGAGATTTAATAAATTGCCACGTTCGTTCCACAGCACGGTAGTCCGGCAAATATAAAAAAGTGTCGGCATCAATAATACCAATTAAGGTGGGTGTAAAGTTCGGAATAAGCCTGGCGGTGCTACTAGTCCCTATGAGTATGTCAATTCCCTTTGTATCTTCGAGTATTTCACTGTCAGCGTCTACACGGACGACCCGTGCCAAGGGGAACTTTTTCTTAATGTGTGTTTCCACCGATTGCGTTCCATAACCGACTGTTTTCAGATTCGTGCCACGGCAGGTGCTGCAAAAAGGTGGAATCTCGGCTCGTTTGAGACAGTGGTGGCAATACAATTCTTGCGATTTCTCGTGATAGGTGTAGGCATTTGAGCAAACGGGGCATCGGAGCGTGGTGCCGCAGTCTTGGCACATCATTGCATTAGCAGATCCTCGCTTGTTGATGATAAGTAATATTTTACAATGAGATGATAATGATTGAGAAATTGATTCTTCAAGTTTTTCCGAAAGCATTGAATAATTTTTTCGCTTGCGCTCATCTCGCATGTCGACTAGTTCAATAGGGGCAGGCCGACGTTCTGAGTTTTTGAGATAAAAATGATCGGATCGTGGCGTTTGATAAAATGCAGCAACTTGGGGGGCGGGTGATACGAATACAAGCTGAGTCTGATATATGTCTCTACATTTTTCGGCAAGTGTTCGAACGTCATAACGAGGATTTTGATCAGCCTGTTTGTGATTTTGATTTTCTTCTTCATCAATGATAATTCGATGAAGTGAGTGCAATGGTAAAAAAATGGCTGATTTGGTCCCGATAATAATTGCGTTAGAGTTATTCTTTATTTGCTCCCAAATACGAAAGAGTTCGTTATTGCTTAATAAGCCATGTACAACTATGCAATCATCATGCCTGTCAGCAGGGAGCATAGAGAGTAATTCATTTATTTTTTCTCGGGTAGGAACGATGATAAGTTGCAAGCCTTTTTTTTCGGAAAATATTTTGCAATACAAAGATTGGTACTCCTTATACGACTGGGGCATAATTAACAGCGTGCTTTCCCGTGAGGCTAATGCGCGGGTCAGAGCAGGTGATAATGGCATTGTTGGAACTGGGCGTGGAATAATAATCAATTTTTTTGAAACCGAATGTCGTTGCGGGGGGAGTGGCGGCAGCATTGATTTTACGATTGTGCCGAGTGAAATAGAATAGTACTGAGCCATCCAATCCGCCAAAGTAATCTGTTCTTTGCTTAAAACCGCTGTATTCGTAATGACGTCAATAATAGATTTGATATGTTTTCCCTCGATACCACGTTTTTTTAATCGAATAACAATCCCTTCGCGGGTTTGTGAACGAAATGGTATTCGAACCATACTCCCGGAAACAATACGATGCTCAAGTGACGGAGGTATAGTGTAGTCAAAAATTCCCAAGTGCTTGGGAAATCGTTGTGACAAAATTACTTCGGCATACATATGAGTATATTGTACCATGCAACGTAACTATCAAAAAGCGCCCAAATTCGCGGTTGGACGCTCGTGTAATCGTAATGAATACGTCTGAAATTAAAGGTTTTTAAGCAAGGCTCTAGAAAAAGTGTACTCTGGCTGAATTAATCGAGCAGGCATCGGCACGTGCAGTTTAACGTGAAGCCAATTAGCTAATGAATTTAAGGCTACATAGCTGACCGCGGTGCCTGCCGTAAATATCATACGCTCTATAAAGACAATAGGAATTAAAGCAATCCAAACCTCGGCTGAGAGGTTTAATGCGTATAGGAAGGTAACGCCTCCAATCGCATGGGCGGTAAATGTTGCGCCCAAACTGTTTAATACCAGGCTTCGTTTTGCAAAAATTGCAACGACAGGAATCAGCCAATACAATGCATAGTACCAGGCTTGGCGCCCTTCGGGGTGCATGATAAAGAGTGCCATGCAGATAAGCGGAATGAGAGCGATAATGAATTTTGATCGTCGGGCACCGAAATACAGTGCAGCCATGGCTAGCGGAAATAATCGAATAATAGTAATGGTATCAAGTGCCTGGTTGGTGCTGAATGCGTGAACGAGCTTAACAATAATGACGGTCGCTGCGCCCCAGCCAGAACCAATAAACGCTCCAAGTGTGGGTGCCGTTAGATCAAAAAGTGTAAAATGCTGATTTCCAGTAGCAATGATTTGTGATACTGGCAAGCTCAAAAAAAGTAAACCAAGCGTGGCTCCCAGCAGAAGGGCGATAATTTTTTTTTGTAAAACCATAGTAATTAAACTTTAAAATCAATAGTTAAATATCCCACTCCCATCGGTGCTTCGTATGAGAGTACCTGTGGATGATACGATAAATTTCCCAAAATGCCAAGTAGCATGATAATCGGTTTTAAACCGCATTCACCCGCATCATCGATAAACTCAGGTTCTAAGTTCAAAAGCGACTCAGTATCTCGGTTGAGCAAAGAAGTTCGAATTTTTTCATCAAATTTTTCCGCCCAATTTGATTTCCCTCCTGGCGAGTCTTCACTCAAGCGATGTGATAGATCCCCTGAAGCAATTATTGCAATACGCTTTTGATCATTGAGTATGTCATCCCGTAGTGCGGAGGTGAATTGAAAGTGTTCGCGCAACGTTTTTTGACTGGGATAGCAGGGAACCAGTAATGGTTTTTTCTTTTTCTTTGGAAATTCATTATACATTAAATAGGTAGGGACACCGATTCCGTGATCAAGTGTTGGTTGGCTTTGGAGCATGACCGGTTGAGTAGATTCGACCAATTCTTTGTAATGATGAACATGGGCAATATCACCAGAAACGGAAAGACGTGTTTCTAAATCACCGAACTCTTTGAATTGAATGTCGAAGGTGGGCGCCTGATTGAAAGTAAAAGCGTCGGGATTGATTTGTCCGTGTGGGGAAATGATTATGATTGTATCCGGTTTTGCCGCGGCAAGTTTTTTCCCCAGGTGCGAAATGTTGGCAATTGTTTCACTGATAAATCGCACGTACTCACCTCCAATTTTTGGAATAGCGAGTGGCGGGTGGGGGGTAAGTGCAGCAAATACAATCATGGATTACTTAACGTTTAATTTCGGTCCTTCAGGATGGAGAAATACTGATTTATCCGTGGTTCGAATAAGGTTTTTCCACTTCAAGCCAAGCGTTTCCATGACTTCAGGTGAGGCAATCCCGCGCCGCTGACCATTAGAAATGTAGTAGACACCATTTGAGCCGGGAGACGTAACTAATTCACCGTCCTTAAAAAGAATTGGGTCACCCGCCGCGTATTCACGGATGGTGGCCTCTTCAACGATGACAGGACGTCGGGTAGGAAATCGATTTTGTAAAATTTCACGGGACACAATGGCATGTCTAATACCATTTTCGACATATGTAATACCACCGGACTCCTTTGACTGCAATAATACGCCAGTCGGGTAAATACTTTGCATATTAATATTCTGACCCCGGGTGTACGACGTCAGGTCTCCTTCAGGCGCATTTACAACTTCCTCTGGGTTAAAACCAATTTTTCGAAACACGTCGGGCGATTCGATGTATCGTTTAAGATCTCCATCAATCAACCAAACTCTGCCCGTATTCTGTGATCGTATCAGAGAATAGTTTGCAAATTTAATTGGCTCTCCATTGGGATACAGTTCAAGCGTGGTACGAGAGACAATAATAATGCGCGTCGGATCAAAACGCGAAACGAGCGCCGATCGATTCATGATAGGGCGTTTTTTACCACTCTGAATAAAGTATACTCCTTGTTCACCCTGCGCTTGAAGCAAGGAACCGTCAGGATAAACCTTTGTAAACCATTCGTTAAAGAAACGCCACACATTATAATTACCGTTGTAGACGTGAGGGGTATAGGTGTAGAGTCCGGCAGTTGCTTTATTGACAGGGGTAACTAAATATCCATCTCCGGTTCTTTTGGTGATGCCGGGACCCCAGCCGGTAAATGTGTACCCCCGTGATTCAATATCGGGTAAATAGCTTTCACGGAAACGGCGAGCTGCCCAATTAACTTGGCTAAAAAATCCTTTGTATTTTATAACGGCCGGGTCGGTTACTGAGCAGCTGTCACACACTCCAAAACCCGTCGCCCAGTCGAGCTGACGCTGCGTGGGACTGGCAGTGGTAATGAGGCTTTGCTCTACTTGCATCCGGACAATGAGATACTGTGGATTGATGCGCCAGTAGCGTGCTGCATCGTAAATAATTTGTGCGGCAGATTTTTGTGCTCCAGCTACGTCTGTCGTGGCATAACGGGCTAAGCCACTACCTTTTAATTCAAGAAAACGCTGAATTTGACTGACGGTCATGGTAAGCGAATTTTCCAACTCATTGTCCGTCAGTATCATGTTGTAATTGAAGGTTGCAGCAAAGGCGGCCTGGGGTAGGCTCAAGAGTGGGGTAAGCACTAGCATAAAGGCTAGCGCTATGATGAGACGCGGTGTGCGTTTTTTCATAGTTTTGAAATTTTATTCTAGCATATTTTTTAATGCCTGGGAAGCCCTATCGGTGTCTTTAAAAAAAGGTGTATACTTAGTACCATATGAGGTTTTCAATACTAGGTGTTCCCGTGGACAATCTAACCGTCGTCGAGCTCAAAGAGCGAGTTCGACAATTAGGCGACGACCGGCTGCCGCATCATATTGTTACGGTAAATCCGGAATTTATTATGGCAGCCCAGCATGATACTGAATTTCGCTCGATATTAAATCGGGCGGATTTATCCGTTGCTGATGGATTTGGCATTTCTTTGGCTGCACGACGCCTCGGTCAGCGGTTACAAGGGCGATGGACCGGTGTCGATATGATGATTTTTTTGTGCGAATTAGCAGCGTCGCAAAATCGTTCAGTGTTTCTTTTGGGAGCACAGCCGGGAGTGGCAGAAAAAACAGCGGCGGAACTTCATCGCCGTTTTCCGGGACTTCACATTGTTGGTGCTGAATCGGGATTTCGACACTGGCATCGGCCATTTCCACTCGAAAAAATAATTGATCAGATCAATCGGAAAAGACCTGATTATTTGTTTGTGGCCTTTGGTCAGGTTAAGCAGGAAAAATGGATATACCAAGCCCTCCCCAAATTAAACAGTGTCAAAATAGCGGTTGGCGTAGGCGGTGCTTTTGATTATGTATCTGGGAAAATACGTCGCGCACCGCGTTGGATGCGGGCGGTTGGCTTAGAGTGGTTGTTCCGACTTTTCCGACAGCCGTGGCGGGCATCTCGAATTTTTACTGCTGTTGTGCGCTTTGGTCTCACTGTGTTACGATCAGCGCATCATCATTCATCTTAGTTTTTATGTACCGTCGAACCATCGTCGTAAGCCTCGCAATACTCCTCACATTATTTGTGGTGACACATAGTGTGCAGGCAGAGCAGATTTCATCATTTGAGGTAAATATTTCAATCGAGCCATCCAGCGTTATGATGGTCACCGAAAAGATTACGTATGATTTTGGCGATGGGCAGCGACATGGAATTTTTCGTGATATTCCGTATGCCTACTCTCGCTCGGGAAATGCATACAAATTGCGATTGGCCATAGTGAGCGTGACTGATGAATTGGGACAGTCTGAGCCGTATGCATTGAGCCGAAGTGGAGGTATGCTCCATATTAAGATTGGTGATCCCGAGACACTGGTGAGCGGGGAACAGACATATCAAATTTCGTATACTGTTGAACGAGCCATTAATTATTTCGGTGATCATGATGAGCTGTATTGGAATGTGACTGGCAACGATTGGCCAGTCGGGATTGAGGCTGCTGTGGCACGCATTACGCTTTCTCGGGGTTTAACCGATGATCAACGATTAACTCAGTGCTTTACCGGACCAATCAATAGCACTGAGTCAAACTGCCATAGCATATTTTTCGATGAGTATACGGCAGTATACACCAGCGACACGCTATTGAGCCCCTATGAAGGATTAACAATTGTTCTGGGGTGGCCGGGCGGCATTACTACGCCGCCGACAACAGCGCAGCGTCTGATTTGGTTTGTGCAGGATAATTGGGCAGTAGCTATTCCCATCATTGTGTTAATTGGTATGTATACTGTGTGGTATCGCCGTGGCCGCGATCCGCTTGGTCAAAAAACGATTATACCTCAATATGAAGCACCTGATCGTTTGTCAGCCGGCTTAGTCGGTACTATTGTAGACGAAAAAGCTCAACTAAGAGACATATCAGCTGCATTGATTCAATTGGCAGTCAAGGGATATCTTAAGATTATTCGCCACGAAGACAAGAAATTTATCGGCACTAACGTTGATTATGAATTTGTGCGGTTACGCATTCCCGATTCGACCTTAGGTCAATATGAACAGGATATACTTAATGCTTTATTTGCTGAGGGGACGCAGCGTCGACTTAAAGATTTAAAAAATAAGTTTTATCGCGATTTACCAAAAATTAAAAAGTCGATGTATGCACAACTGACAACTGAAGGATATTTCCCGGCGAGTCCCGATAATGTCCGCAATGTATACAGTGGTATCGCTGGGTTAATTGTCGTCATTGGTTTTAGCATTATTTTCTTTAATAGCGCAGTGGCTGGTATTATGACCGCCATCTCCGGCGTTATCGCATTGTTTGTCGCTCAGCACATGCCGCGAAAAACTAAAAAAGGTGTACAAGCCTTCGAGCATATTCAGGGACTTACGTGGTTTCTCAAAGTGACTGAAAAAGAACGATTGAAATTTCACAATGCGCCAGAGCGTTCTCCTAAGCAATTTGAATCGCTCTTACCCTATGCCATGGCACTCGGGGTAGAAACGCAATGGGCTAACCAATTTGCTGATTTGTACGTAACTCCGCCAGAGTGGTATAGCGGCGGTCCAACTAACCATTTTAGTGCTTTATTTTTAATTGGAAGTTTGCAATCCATGTCGAGCGATTTTCGTTCTGTAGCGGTCAGCCGGCCATCAAGTGCTGGCTCGGGCGGTTCTGGCTTTGGAGGTGGTTTTTCAGGTGGCGGTTTTGGCGGCGGCGGGGGAGGCAGCTGGTAATTATTTTTGGCTAACTATTCAATACCCCTCCTTGACAGGCGGGGTATTTTGATTTATTATACTTGGCTGGATGATGGTTCTTTGACTCTTTAGACAAGCGACTGATACTCAAGGGCCATATTGGCCGAATTGATTAATTATTAATCGAAACGGCCATGGATTTTTCCCCTGAGTTCATGGTCGCGTTTGGAGGTATTCTCCTTCTTTTTTCGCTTCGGCGAAATCGACGGTCAGCTCCGACGCGACGACGTGGCATGGTCGCACTCTCGGCACTCCTGGTGGAGACATTGATACTCTTCGTGGGTATCGCTTCATTTGTGCTGGGTGTTGTTTCACTCATGCCTCGTTTATAAAGTTTAGCCGGCATTCACTTTTGTGAATTGCCGGCTTTCTTTTTCCCCTGAGTTGTCAAATAGTCACCACTCTAGTAGCATATAGATATGCTCGACATTCTCATAATTTCAGTAGGGACTATCAAAGAACCCTTCTGGCAGAAAGCCATTGAGGAGTATTTGAAGCGGCTGCGAAGCCATGCTCGGATTAGCGTGATTGAGGTGCCCGAAGAGCGCATTTCATCGGTGGCTGACCGCGAGCGCATTCTCAAGATTGAAGCAGAAGGTATACTGACAAAAATACCCAAGGACACCTTTGTTGTTGCGCTTGATCGGGCAGGGAAAATGTTTAATTCAAGGGAATGGGCCGATCAGCTGAATATCTGGTCTCGGTTTGGCAAGCGGCTAACGTTTATTATCGGTGGACCGCTTGGACTAGCGCCGAGTGTGCTAGAAAAATCAGCCGTAACGTTATCGCTGGCAAAAATGACATTTACGCACCAGATGTCCCGCGTTATTTTGCTTGAGCAAATTTACCGCGCGAGCATGATTTCAAGCGGTGGCCAGTATCATTATTAATTGTATAGTATGAATCAGGTTGCTACTATTCTGATCATGTTCGCTGCATTTCTGTGGAGTACCGATGCACTGCTGCGACTACCTTTGACCGAGCATCTCTCAAGTCAAGTTATTGTTTTTTATGAACATCTGTTTGGGGTGGTGCTTTTGCTACCAGTTTTATTATTTAGTTTAAGAAAGTATCGGAATCTGTCACGGCGCGATTGGGTAGCGATTTTGTTTATTGGCATTGGTGGGTCCGCCTTAGCTACCGTTTTGTTTACTCAATCTTTTAATTATGTTTCTCCGTCAGTAAGCATTTTATTACAAAAAGTTCAACCAATTATTGTTATTATATTAGCAGCGGCATTTCTTCGTGAACGAATGGGAAAATTTTTTTGGCTTTGGGCTGGATTAGCCATGGTTGGTGCGTACGTAATTTCCTTTCCTCGTCTTGTACCTGATTGGTCATTATCAGATTCTCGTGGAATTTATTTAGCGCTGGGAGCGGCTGGACTGTGGGCCGCATCCACGGTAGCAGGGCGAATGATTGCTACTCGGCTCAGCTTTCCTGCACTTACCGCTATTCGGTTATTAACTGCTTTGGTTTTTTTAATCCTACTTATGAATTTTAATCACTCTTTTGGAGATATTGGCTCATTGCAGAAAACAGACGTTTGGTCGCTTATTTTGATAACTTTATTTCCCGGTACAGGCGCGTTGCTATTATATTACTGGGGTTTACGACACATTCGTGCGTCGGTAGCAACCATTGCTGAATTATTTTTTCCGTTTTCAGCTGTTGTTCTTAATTGGATATATTTAGACGAGCGGTTAAGCCTGGCCCAGATAGCCGGAGGGGTTGTGCTGGTAATTTCAATTTTTATGGTACAGCGATCAAGTCGTCATGCTTATTCCGTATCAACCTCGGCTAACGACAATTCTCAGAAAGTATTGCCCGTATGATTAAGGGTGCATTTGGTTTTTTGCGATATTCATTTATATGAATGTGTTTTTAAAATTATTTTTAATAATTCTCATATTAGCGAGCCTTGGGGGTGCCGTTCTCTTAATTTACCAAGGCCAACCTTTGCCGCTCCTTAATCGGGTTATCACGATACCATTTTTGGAGAAGGATCCGGAGCGTATATTAAGCGAATCAATTCGATTGCTAGAAGAAGCAACTACAGCAACTTATCGACTGACCCGCGCTCAGTCCGTAATGATTGCTGATCAA from Candidatus Kerfeldbacteria bacterium includes these protein-coding regions:
- the priA gene encoding primosomal protein N'; the encoded protein is MYAEVILSQRFPKHLGIFDYTIPPSLEHRIVSGSMVRIPFRSQTREGIVIRLKKRGIEGKHIKSIIDVITNTAVLSKEQITLADWMAQYYSISLGTIVKSMLPPLPPQRHSVSKKLIIIPRPVPTMPLSPALTRALASRESTLLIMPQSYKEYQSLYCKIFSEKKGLQLIIVPTREKINELLSMLPADRHDDCIVVHGLLSNNELFRIWEQIKNNSNAIIIGTKSAIFLPLHSLHRIIIDEEENQNHKQADQNPRYDVRTLAEKCRDIYQTQLVFVSPAPQVAAFYQTPRSDHFYLKNSERRPAPIELVDMRDERKRKNYSMLSEKLEESISQSLSSHCKILLIINKRGSANAMMCQDCGTTLRCPVCSNAYTYHEKSQELYCHHCLKRAEIPPFCSTCRGTNLKTVGYGTQSVETHIKKKFPLARVVRVDADSEILEDTKGIDILIGTSSTARLIPNFTPTLIGIIDADTFLYLPDYRAVERTWQFIKSLIQYPATCIIQTYNHEHFVFQKIINHADNEFYTTELEARKKLGYPPFGSLIKLIYKHRDKKVALSEAQRLYRQLNQLPLSVSLVTPLKPYQHAFWQMYVVIRFDTDAPHPVVDTVLNAIPDNWIIDRDPSSLL
- a CDS encoding WecB/TagA/CpsF family glycosyltransferase; amino-acid sequence: MRFSILGVPVDNLTVVELKERVRQLGDDRLPHHIVTVNPEFIMAAQHDTEFRSILNRADLSVADGFGISLAARRLGQRLQGRWTGVDMMIFLCELAASQNRSVFLLGAQPGVAEKTAAELHRRFPGLHIVGAESGFRHWHRPFPLEKIIDQINRKRPDYLFVAFGQVKQEKWIYQALPKLNSVKIAVGVGGAFDYVSGKIRRAPRWMRAVGLEWLFRLFRQPWRASRIFTAVVRFGLTVLRSAHHHSS
- a CDS encoding DUF2207 domain-containing protein, whose amino-acid sequence is MYRRTIVVSLAILLTLFVVTHSVQAEQISSFEVNISIEPSSVMMVTEKITYDFGDGQRHGIFRDIPYAYSRSGNAYKLRLAIVSVTDELGQSEPYALSRSGGMLHIKIGDPETLVSGEQTYQISYTVERAINYFGDHDELYWNVTGNDWPVGIEAAVARITLSRGLTDDQRLTQCFTGPINSTESNCHSIFFDEYTAVYTSDTLLSPYEGLTIVLGWPGGITTPPTTAQRLIWFVQDNWAVAIPIIVLIGMYTVWYRRGRDPLGQKTIIPQYEAPDRLSAGLVGTIVDEKAQLRDISAALIQLAVKGYLKIIRHEDKKFIGTNVDYEFVRLRIPDSTLGQYEQDILNALFAEGTQRRLKDLKNKFYRDLPKIKKSMYAQLTTEGYFPASPDNVRNVYSGIAGLIVVIGFSIIFFNSAVAGIMTAISGVIALFVAQHMPRKTKKGVQAFEHIQGLTWFLKVTEKERLKFHNAPERSPKQFESLLPYAMALGVETQWANQFADLYVTPPEWYSGGPTNHFSALFLIGSLQSMSSDFRSVAVSRPSSAGSGGSGFGGGFSGGGFGGGGGGSW
- a CDS encoding 23S rRNA (pseudouridine(1915)-N(3))-methyltransferase RlmH translates to MLDILIISVGTIKEPFWQKAIEEYLKRLRSHARISVIEVPEERISSVADRERILKIEAEGILTKIPKDTFVVALDRAGKMFNSREWADQLNIWSRFGKRLTFIIGGPLGLAPSVLEKSAVTLSLAKMTFTHQMSRVILLEQIYRASMISSGGQYHY
- a CDS encoding DMT family transporter is translated as MNQVATILIMFAAFLWSTDALLRLPLTEHLSSQVIVFYEHLFGVVLLLPVLLFSLRKYRNLSRRDWVAILFIGIGGSALATVLFTQSFNYVSPSVSILLQKVQPIIVIILAAAFLRERMGKFFWLWAGLAMVGAYVISFPRLVPDWSLSDSRGIYLALGAAGLWAASTVAGRMIATRLSFPALTAIRLLTALVFLILLMNFNHSFGDIGSLQKTDVWSLILITLFPGTGALLLYYWGLRHIRASVATIAELFFPFSAVVLNWIYLDERLSLAQIAGGVVLVISIFMVQRSSRHAYSVSTSANDNSQKVLPV